The following proteins come from a genomic window of Thermoproteus sp.:
- a CDS encoding DUF2250 domain-containing protein, with the protein MNILRKKIYVDILYHLKLAEIDYGKSIARRLERPLDQILKALEDLEAVGLVERVGGHTLKNTKAKMKLSREVRKHHVYYRLSRSGEMLVRCLKRRGPSAYVEALSPEERKALVKACLGAADETPPSLVEMGLLDPRGAPTGLGAAVAALIEPKCGREVNKAPR; encoded by the coding sequence ATGAATATTTTAAGGAAAAAGATTTATGTGGATATTTTATATCACTTAAAGCTGGCCGAAATCGATTACGGCAAGTCCATAGCCAGGAGACTGGAGAGACCACTCGACCAAATCTTGAAGGCCCTAGAGGACCTAGAGGCCGTTGGTCTGGTAGAACGGGTTGGAGGACATACTCTCAAGAACACTAAAGCCAAGATGAAGCTGAGCCGCGAGGTCAGAAAACACCATGTGTACTACAGGCTGTCGAGGAGCGGCGAGATGCTCGTCAGATGTCTCAAAAGGCGCGGGCCTTCCGCCTACGTCGAGGCGTTGAGCCCAGAGGAGCGCAAGGCGCTCGTCAAGGCCTGTCTGGGCGCGGCCGACGAGACGCCTCCTTCGCTCGTTGAGATGGGCTTATTGGACCCCAGAGGCGCGCCGACGGGATTGGGGGCGGCCGTGGCGGCCCTCATAGAGCCCAAATGCGGCCGGGAGGTAAATAAAGCCCCGCGTTGA
- a CDS encoding sulfite exporter TauE/SafE family protein: MLDVLTLFLVLVLASMAAGFMGSLTGLGGATFLVPIYVLFLGIPIQYAAGSSLISTIATSSGAGSAYVRDRVTNVRIGMSLEIATTSGSIVGSLTAAWVYQHGLQHIIYIVFGVVLLSSIYTQITRSKYELPEPKPPDKWTKWLQLYGRYYDPALGKEVDYHGVRWWLGELIMFVAGVISGLLGIGSGALKVLGMDWAMNLPMKVSTTTSNFMIGVTAATGSSIYWFFGYIQPFFAAATAMGVLAGSFIGSKVLMRLRNVTIRYIFMAILAILGVQMILRGLGLYP; encoded by the coding sequence ATGCTCGACGTGCTGACGCTCTTCCTGGTGCTGGTTCTGGCCAGTATGGCGGCCGGATTCATGGGGTCTCTGACAGGCTTGGGAGGGGCTACCTTCCTGGTGCCCATCTACGTGCTCTTCTTGGGGATACCGATACAATATGCGGCGGGCTCCAGCCTCATATCGACTATAGCCACGTCTAGCGGCGCCGGCTCCGCCTACGTGCGGGACCGCGTCACCAATGTGCGTATAGGTATGTCCCTCGAGATAGCCACCACTAGCGGCTCCATAGTGGGCTCGTTGACGGCTGCTTGGGTCTATCAACACGGCCTCCAGCACATAATATATATAGTCTTCGGCGTGGTCCTCCTCTCCTCGATATATACCCAGATAACTAGGTCGAAATACGAGCTGCCGGAGCCCAAGCCGCCGGACAAATGGACCAAGTGGCTACAACTGTACGGCAGGTACTACGACCCGGCGTTGGGCAAAGAGGTCGACTACCACGGAGTGAGGTGGTGGCTCGGCGAGCTCATAATGTTCGTGGCCGGCGTCATATCGGGCCTCCTCGGGATCGGCAGTGGGGCGCTGAAGGTGTTGGGCATGGACTGGGCTATGAACCTCCCCATGAAGGTCTCCACGACCACCAGCAATTTCATGATAGGCGTGACCGCCGCAACCGGGAGCTCCATATATTGGTTCTTCGGCTACATACAGCCCTTCTTCGCCGCCGCCACCGCCATGGGCGTCCTCGCCGGCTCTTTTATAGGTAGCAAAGTCCTAATGCGGTTGAGGAACGTCACTATCCGCTATATCTTCATGGCGATATTGGCCATATTGGGCGTACAGATGATCTTAAGGGGCCTGGGGCTCTATCCGTAG
- a CDS encoding phosphohydrolase gives MTSLERLYEVGVKLIDETLPRYDKVVKAWEILTTDEEIEAYLEMSNVFTVKRLYYNDHGPVHSRIVAGSAMAIYGILYNSGFKPSVVKDGVGDLEDSLVVTLMGAYLHDIGNSVHRTHHPIYSAMIADRVALKVLEPIYGATKKAYMLKQEVMHVVFCHDEAYNCLTFEGAVAKIADGTDMAEGRARMPYEIGKNDIHALSALAIRRVYIGRGEKRPLAIYVYMDSETGIFQVDEVLGKKIATSGLAPYVEVKTFVQGRPWITRTFETTHVIKVS, from the coding sequence GTGACGTCGCTAGAACGCCTTTACGAAGTAGGCGTGAAGCTCATAGATGAGACCCTGCCTAGATACGACAAAGTCGTAAAGGCCTGGGAGATATTGACGACGGACGAGGAGATAGAGGCCTATCTGGAGATGTCCAATGTCTTCACCGTCAAGCGCCTGTACTACAACGACCACGGCCCCGTCCACTCCAGGATAGTGGCGGGAAGCGCCATGGCCATATACGGCATATTGTACAACAGCGGCTTCAAGCCCAGCGTCGTCAAGGACGGCGTGGGCGACCTGGAGGACTCGTTAGTGGTGACGCTCATGGGCGCCTACCTACACGACATAGGCAATTCGGTCCATAGGACCCACCACCCCATATATTCCGCCATGATAGCAGACCGCGTGGCGTTGAAGGTGTTGGAGCCCATATATGGCGCGACGAAGAAGGCCTACATGTTGAAACAGGAGGTGATGCATGTAGTCTTCTGCCACGACGAGGCCTACAACTGCCTCACCTTCGAGGGGGCCGTGGCCAAAATAGCGGACGGCACCGATATGGCCGAGGGGAGGGCCAGAATGCCCTACGAGATAGGCAAAAACGACATCCACGCGCTGTCGGCGTTAGCCATAAGGCGGGTCTATATAGGCAGAGGCGAGAAGAGGCCGCTCGCCATATATGTATATATGGACTCGGAGACCGGCATATTCCAAGTCGACGAGGTGCTAGGCAAAAAGATCGCCACGTCGGGCCTGGCCCCCTATGTCGAAGTCAAGACTTTCGTCCAGGGCAGGCCCTGGATAACTAGGACCTTCGAGACAACCCACGTGATAAAAGTCTCCTAG
- the cutA gene encoding divalent-cation tolerance protein CutA, with translation MSVVVYVTAPPSEGEKIAQFLVERKLAACVNIAQVDSIYRWEGRVERDREALLIIKTRAERLPELIRELKSVHPYKVPEIIALPIVDGNPDYLRWLEEATR, from the coding sequence ATGAGCGTGGTGGTCTACGTCACAGCCCCGCCCTCCGAGGGGGAGAAAATCGCCCAGTTTTTGGTGGAGAGGAAACTGGCCGCCTGTGTCAACATCGCGCAGGTCGACTCCATATATAGGTGGGAGGGCAGGGTCGAGAGGGATAGAGAGGCCCTCCTCATAATTAAGACGAGGGCCGAGAGGCTTCCGGAACTTATAAGGGAGTTGAAATCCGTACATCCCTACAAAGTGCCCGAAATAATCGCGCTACCCATAGTAGATGGAAATCCAGACTATTTGAGGTGGTTAGAAGAAGCTACTAGGTGA
- a CDS encoding DUF1634 domain-containing protein, producing MELEDIIGYTLRIGVIISVALILAGLVLLVIKPPAPHILSQLAEPRSLINTSSISPLAALAGTSSLNGLDVILLGLMVLIATPVLRVVFGLIQFARERNVIYVVITSIVLFNLFFAIFIIPILLK from the coding sequence ATGGAGCTCGAAGACATAATCGGCTATACGTTGAGGATCGGCGTGATAATCAGCGTAGCGCTCATATTGGCTGGCCTGGTGTTATTAGTAATAAAGCCGCCGGCGCCCCACATATTGAGCCAGCTCGCCGAGCCCAGATCTCTAATAAATACATCCTCCATAAGCCCTCTCGCGGCGCTGGCCGGAACGAGCTCGTTGAACGGCCTCGACGTAATTTTGTTGGGGCTGATGGTGCTAATAGCCACGCCAGTCCTAAGAGTCGTCTTCGGCTTAATTCAATTCGCCCGGGAGAGAAATGTCATATATGTCGTCATAACATCTATTGTCCTATTTAATCTATTTTTCGCAATATTTATAATACCTATATTACTTAAATGA